The segment CAGGAGTGCCTGGCCACTACACAGGAGGCTGTGGAAGAGTTGCAGGCGCCATTCGAGGTGCTCGGGCTGCCGGTTTACGTCGGGGCTCACGCCGGGGTGTCCTCGTTTCCGTTCCACGAACAGGACGACCCGCAAAGCCTGCTGACCAAGGCCTGGATGGCGATGCACGAGGCCAGTCAGTCGGGCCGGCGCTACCGCACCTACGACCGGCGCAGCAACGACGCCGGCCGCCAGACCGTGGAGCTGCTGGGCGAGCTGCAAAGCGCCCTGGAGGGCGACCAAATCCAGTTGCACTACCAGCCCAAGGTGACCCTGCAGCGTGGCGAACTGTGCGGCTTCGAGGCCCTGTTGCGCTGGCAACACCCGCACCGGGGACAGGTACCGCCGGATCGGTTCATTGCACAAGCCGAGCGAACGGGGCTCATTCATGCCCTGACACTCAAGGTACTGGACCTGGCGATCGCCGACCTCCTGGTGCTGCGCGAACAAGGCATCCAGGCCCCGGTCAGCATCAATGTCTCGGCGCGCAATTTCCTCGATCCCGACTTTGCACAAACCATTATCGAACGTATCGAAGCCGCCGGCCTCCCGGCCTGCTCACTGGAGCTCGAATTCACCGAAACGGCCCTGATGGCCGATCCCGATCAAGTCATCGAGGCCCTGCGGCGTCTGACGGAGCGCGGGCTCGCGCTCTCCATCGACGACTTCGGCACTGGATACTCCTCTCTTGCCTACCTGAGGCGGCTCCCGATCACGACCCTCAAGGTCGATCAAACCTTCGTGTCCCACATGGCCACGCAGCGAGTGGACGAACAGATCACCCGCGCGGCCGTGGGCCTCGCGCACGACCTTGGCCTGAAGGTGGTCGCCGAAGGCGCGGAAGACAGCCAGACCCTCGACATGCTGCGCGAACTGTGCTGCGACGCCGTCCAGGGCTTCGGGGTCGCCCGCCCCATGCCCTTCAGCGAGACATTGCAATGGGCACGCCATCAGACGGTCGAGCCCTCGTTGCGACGCGAGTGCGCACTGGAGCAGGACGCTCCGTGATGATCTTGCGCCCGGCCGCCGGTTGGGCTAAGATCCGCCGTCTTTTGCTAGACCCAATTTCCGGAGTCCCCGAGATGGCTCGAGTATGTCAGGTGACCGGCAAACGACCGGCGACCGGTAACAACGTGTCTCACGCCCACCGCAAGACGCGGCGGCGTTTCCTGCCCAATCTGCACACCCACCGCTTCTGGGTGGAGAGCGAGAACCGCTTCGTGCGGCTGCGCGTGAGCAGCAAGGGCATGCGGATCATCGACAAGCTGGGCATCGATGCGGTGCTCGCGGACTGCCGCGCCCGCGGCGAAAAGGTGTAAGGAGCTCTCCATGGCAGCGAAAAGCGCACGCGACAAGATCCGCCTGGTGTCCTCCGCCGGCACCGGCCACTTCTACACCACGTCGAAGAACAAGCGGAACATGCCCGAAAAGATGGAGATCAAGAAGTTTGATCCGGTCATCCGCAAGCACGTGATGTACAAGGAAGCCAAGATCAAGTAGTCATTGCCCGGCGCCAGAGCGTCTGGTGGCAGATCTAAAAGCCCGGCCTGGCCGGGCTTTTTTATTGCCTGCAGCCTTGAGTGGGTGCACCATCACGGACACCACTCACTCGGAGCCCTATCCTCCCCCGGCAGTTCCCTGTTGTGTCGCCGTCTCGGCCCAGCGCACCATCATGCGGCCCCACTGATGGGCAGTAGACGGGTCCAGTTCTATCTTGGTGTAGCGGCCGCCATCGCGGATAATGACCCTCAGGAGAGGGATCCCCGAGTCGTGCAGGATCTGCCGCAGCTCCACGACCTCGCCAAACGGCGCATCAATGGACTCCATGATGTGTTCGCTCTCTCCCGGGCCGGCCACACGCAGATCGGGCCGCCTCGCTCATCAACTGGCAAAGCGCAAGCATGCACCCTATTTTTGTCGGCCGGCAACCCATCTTCGATGCGCACGAGCGCCTGGTCGGTTTCGAACTCCTGTTTCGCGCCGGCCACCGTAGCGAGGCGGCGGTGACCAATGGCGACGAAGCCACCTCGGACCTGCTGCGAAGCGCGTTCGTGGATATCGGCCTGCCCCATCTGGTCGGTCCGCACCTGGCCTTCGTCAATCTGACACGGTCCTTTCTCGACGACGACATCATCACCGGCCTGCCCCCCGATCAGGTGGTCCTGGAGATCCTCGAGGACATCGAGATCGATTCCGAGGTCGTCGCCGCGGTGCAAAGACTGAAGCAGCGCGGTTTTCGCATCGCCCTGGATGACTACCAGTTTCAGGTCCACCACTCGCCGCTGGTGGCGCTGGCGGACATCGTCAAACTCGATGTACTGGCGCTTTCCGCCGAGGCGCTGGCACGCGAGGTCGAGACGTTGCGCACGTTCGGCGTGGAGCTGCTGGCAGAGAAGGTCGAAACCGCCGAGTGCTACCACCACTGCCAGCAACTCGGTTTTCGCTACTTCCAGGGCTACCACCTGTCGCACCCCCACGTAATCGAAGGCCAGCGTCTGGAGAGCCTGGAAGTCGCCCTGCTGAAGCTGCTGAAGACCCTGCACGATCCCCACCCTGAACCATCGGAACTGGAACGCCTCATTGGCGCCGAACCCGATCTGGCTACCCAGATCCTGCGCATCGCCAACAGCCCC is part of the Thioalkalivibrio sp. K90mix genome and harbors:
- a CDS encoding bifunctional diguanylate cyclase/phosphodiesterase — translated: MERLSEFDRPWRPESWLGVTGAWRLTGVGLVLILMAGVTLLVYQTGGTSTAYLNFILIPVLLGAALMGLWGGLAFGLLAGLLLGPFMPLNVDEGIAQPTLNWVTRAGIYLVLGGFSGWLFSQLRQHATRLLDQAYHNPVTGLPNRESLEQHVRQLMTQAEGSEQPATRVFVISLQMENYADTISALGFAAERPLLTGIAERLQAVAGGPDTLVYHIHDDHFALLLPHRSRQECLATTQEAVEELQAPFEVLGLPVYVGAHAGVSSFPFHEQDDPQSLLTKAWMAMHEASQSGRRYRTYDRRSNDAGRQTVELLGELQSALEGDQIQLHYQPKVTLQRGELCGFEALLRWQHPHRGQVPPDRFIAQAERTGLIHALTLKVLDLAIADLLVLREQGIQAPVSINVSARNFLDPDFAQTIIERIEAAGLPACSLELEFTETALMADPDQVIEALRRLTERGLALSIDDFGTGYSSLAYLRRLPITTLKVDQTFVSHMATQRVDEQITRAAVGLAHDLGLKVVAEGAEDSQTLDMLRELCCDAVQGFGVARPMPFSETLQWARHQTVEPSLRRECALEQDAP
- the rpmB gene encoding 50S ribosomal protein L28, which codes for MARVCQVTGKRPATGNNVSHAHRKTRRRFLPNLHTHRFWVESENRFVRLRVSSKGMRIIDKLGIDAVLADCRARGEKV
- the rpmG gene encoding 50S ribosomal protein L33 is translated as MAAKSARDKIRLVSSAGTGHFYTTSKNKRNMPEKMEIKKFDPVIRKHVMYKEAKIK
- a CDS encoding EAL and HDOD domain-containing protein; protein product: MHPIFVGRQPIFDAHERLVGFELLFRAGHRSEAAVTNGDEATSDLLRSAFVDIGLPHLVGPHLAFVNLTRSFLDDDIITGLPPDQVVLEILEDIEIDSEVVAAVQRLKQRGFRIALDDYQFQVHHSPLVALADIVKLDVLALSAEALAREVETLRTFGVELLAEKVETAECYHHCQQLGFRYFQGYHLSHPHVIEGQRLESLEVALLKLLKTLHDPHPEPSELERLIGAEPDLATQILRIANSPAYRAEQPTDDLASALDRLGQGRIRRIGMLLVLHNAAGPSAAVEQVMIRARMGMLLARACNLTAPECECHFSLGMLSGLDRVLGIPLRRILNELHLAPEVEEALIEHKGPLAPWLETIEAFEGPANPPPVGESPVAPQVASRLYLESVRWTEDILDALSRT